Proteins co-encoded in one Candidatus Omnitrophota bacterium genomic window:
- a CDS encoding pyrroline-5-carboxylate reductase, producing the protein MNKIGIIGYGNMGSAIAESIAAQYDILVFDKDKTKAVKGPEIKAAADIRGLVNKSEALILAVKPQDFEHALKELRGCLRSQLVISIAAGITTKHIEKVLGKVRVIRVMPNLAAKIRESVTCLSRGAFASEDDLIFSQDLFSYLGVTRVVEENMMNAVTAISGSGPGYVFDFIDSNQIDPLNIPEHTRHDLMKRLERAGEAVGFNREDAAFLAAGTVNASLSVLRITKIAPGELAKQVASKGGTTEAALKVLHAQGTWEEAAQAALKRAGELAK; encoded by the coding sequence ATGAATAAAATAGGCATTATAGGTTATGGGAATATGGGCTCGGCGATCGCCGAAAGCATTGCCGCGCAATACGATATTTTAGTTTTTGATAAGGATAAAACCAAGGCGGTAAAAGGGCCGGAGATAAAAGCTGCCGCGGATATCCGGGGTCTGGTAAATAAAAGCGAAGCCCTGATCCTGGCGGTAAAACCCCAGGATTTTGAACACGCGTTAAAAGAGCTCCGAGGATGTTTGAGATCGCAGCTGGTGATCTCCATCGCCGCCGGCATCACTACAAAACACATAGAAAAGGTCCTGGGCAAAGTCAGGGTGATCCGGGTTATGCCGAATCTCGCGGCAAAGATCAGGGAGTCGGTCACCTGCCTGTCCCGGGGAGCGTTCGCTTCGGAGGATGACCTTATTTTCAGCCAGGACCTGTTTTCGTATCTGGGCGTGACCCGCGTAGTCGAAGAGAATATGATGAACGCGGTTACCGCCATATCCGGCAGCGGCCCGGGGTATGTTTTTGACTTTATCGATAGCAACCAGATCGATCCTTTGAATATCCCGGAGCATACCCGGCATGATCTGATGAAACGGCTGGAACGGGCAGGGGAAGCGGTGGGTTTTAACCGCGAGGACGCGGCATTTCTGGCAGCCGGCACGGTCAATGCCAGCCTGAGCGTGCTGCGGATAACAAAGATAGCGCCGGGCGAGCTGGCAAAGCAGGTCGCTTCTAAAGGCGGCACCACAGAAGCCGCATTAAAAGTTTTACACGCCCAAGGCACCTGGGAAGAGGCGGCGCAGGCGGCTTTGAAACGGGCAGGCGAATTGGCTAAATAA
- the mtnP gene encoding S-methyl-5'-thioadenosine phosphorylase: protein MARLGIIGGSGLYNIDGIKKIKEVALATPFGKPSDKFIIGALGGKEVVFLPRHGRNHRLLPSEVNYRANVYGMKKLGVSKMISVTACGSLREDFKPLEFVLPDQFVDRTNQARKMTFFGNGVVGHIAFGDPICNDTRDRVYNCVKSLGLRAHNGGNYINMEGPAFSTKAESRLYRNWGMDIIGMTNMAEAKLAREAEICYVTLASITDYDCWYESGEEVSMDMVSQNFRLNVENSKKVIKKLIQEIPMQRSCNCADALKYAFATDPKAVPAKTKKDLKPIIGKYIK, encoded by the coding sequence ATGGCAAGGTTAGGGATCATCGGCGGAAGCGGGTTATACAACATTGACGGGATCAAGAAAATAAAGGAAGTGGCGTTAGCCACGCCGTTCGGCAAGCCTTCGGATAAATTTATTATCGGAGCTCTTGGCGGCAAGGAGGTTGTTTTTCTCCCGCGCCATGGCAGAAATCACCGTTTACTTCCCAGCGAGGTTAATTACCGGGCGAACGTTTACGGCATGAAAAAACTCGGCGTATCCAAGATGATTTCAGTGACTGCCTGCGGGAGCCTGAGAGAGGATTTCAAACCGCTTGAGTTTGTCCTGCCGGACCAGTTCGTGGACCGGACCAACCAGGCCAGGAAGATGACCTTTTTCGGCAATGGTGTCGTCGGGCATATCGCTTTCGGCGACCCGATATGCAATGACACAAGGGACAGGGTCTATAACTGCGTGAAGTCCCTGGGGCTGAGAGCGCATAATGGCGGCAATTACATAAATATGGAAGGCCCGGCGTTTTCGACCAAGGCGGAATCCCGCCTTTACCGCAACTGGGGTATGGATATAATCGGAATGACCAATATGGCCGAGGCCAAACTTGCCAGGGAAGCGGAGATCTGTTATGTCACTTTAGCCTCGATCACCGACTACGATTGCTGGTACGAGAGCGGGGAAGAGGTTTCAATGGATATGGTCAGCCAGAATTTCCGGCTTAATGTGGAGAATTCCAAGAAGGTGATCAAGAAGCTGATCCAGGAGATACCAATGCAGAGGAGCTGTAATTGCGCCGACGCGCTTAAGTACGCATTTGCCACAGACCCGAAAGCGGTCCCGGCAAAGACCAAAAAAGACCTTAAACCGATCATAGGAAAGTACATAAAATAA
- the ileS gene encoding isoleucine--tRNA ligase encodes MEYKNTLNLPKTDFPMKGDLPRREPEFLKAWQEQGLYGLIRKKSQGKPKYVLHDGPPYANGNIHIGHALNKTLKDFVVKYKTMRGFDSPYVPGWDCHGLPVEHALFKELKINKYQIDLVEFRKKAHDYAMKYVSLQREEFKRLGVLGEWDNPYLTLSREYEEGIVASFATLVKNGYVYRGLKPVNWCYKCETALAEAEVEHEDHTSPSVFVKFKLEENKAFLKESCLVIWTTTPWTLIANVAVAVNPNFVYSYIKTNKGNLVVANVRLHVLGKMGIANYEVIREIKGKDLEGLVYDHPFGLRKGKVVLADYVSDEDGTGLVHTAPGHGADDYMTGLKYKLEIIMPVDTRGNFDESAGEFKGMHVYDANKLIIEKLQAQGDLLLSENFQHSYPHCWRCKKPIIFRATNQWFLKIDHDDLRKKVLKEIKDNISFVPEAGRERISAMVGLRPDWCLSRQRYWGVPIPSVICKNCGEEILDLNVIEKFRQFTADEGTDCWFIRDIKDYLTQGLACAKCGSKEFTKGVDILDVWFDSGVSHQAVLRKRPYLGFPSELYLEGSDQHRGWFQSSLIPAICIEGQSPFKTVLTHGHVVDGEGRKMSKSMGNVIPPQDIIKKSGADIVRLWTASSNYNEDIRISEQILLRLSEAYRKIRNTAKFILSNLYDFDPDQGRADIDAFRNIDKWIIRRLEEVQSQVSRSYDEFDFQKAYKGIYDFCNEDLSMYYLDMVKGRLYTAGKDSPERRAAQTALYTVVNSLTRLMAPVLAFTAEDIWMHMPKEKTDKGLVSVHLAGWPVMAGDRAGQKQDKADCERFNDIMRLIPTVTGMLEGKRVSGMIGSSFDAKINVLTKSESWYKYLDSLKAELPEIFKVSRVDITLAGVIDHSAAADANYPDIAFQALKADGTKCERCWNYSQSVGRDPTHNRICDKCLAVVLS; translated from the coding sequence ATGGAATACAAAAACACTTTAAATCTGCCCAAGACCGATTTCCCGATGAAAGGCGATCTGCCCAGGCGCGAGCCTGAATTCCTCAAGGCATGGCAGGAACAAGGTCTATACGGCTTGATCCGCAAGAAATCGCAAGGCAAACCGAAATACGTTTTGCATGACGGCCCGCCTTACGCCAACGGCAATATCCATATAGGCCATGCCTTGAATAAGACCCTCAAGGATTTTGTGGTTAAATACAAGACCATGCGCGGTTTTGATTCCCCGTATGTGCCGGGATGGGATTGCCATGGGCTCCCCGTAGAGCACGCGCTTTTTAAGGAGCTCAAGATAAATAAGTACCAGATCGACCTGGTAGAGTTCCGCAAAAAGGCGCACGATTACGCCATGAAATACGTTTCCTTGCAGCGCGAGGAATTCAAGCGGCTGGGGGTTTTGGGCGAATGGGATAATCCATACTTGACTTTAAGCCGTGAATACGAAGAGGGGATTGTGGCGTCTTTCGCGACCCTGGTCAAGAATGGTTATGTCTATCGCGGTTTAAAACCGGTTAACTGGTGCTATAAATGCGAGACTGCCCTGGCCGAGGCGGAGGTGGAACATGAAGACCATACCTCGCCGTCGGTTTTTGTTAAATTCAAGCTTGAAGAGAATAAGGCGTTTTTGAAAGAGAGCTGCCTGGTTATCTGGACCACTACGCCCTGGACGCTGATAGCCAATGTGGCGGTAGCGGTCAACCCGAATTTTGTTTATTCCTATATAAAGACAAATAAGGGGAATCTTGTTGTGGCCAATGTCCGGCTACATGTTTTGGGGAAAATGGGCATTGCTAATTACGAGGTTATTCGAGAGATCAAGGGCAAAGACCTGGAAGGCCTGGTTTATGACCACCCGTTCGGGCTGCGCAAAGGCAAGGTCGTCCTGGCGGATTACGTCTCAGATGAAGATGGGACCGGCCTGGTCCATACTGCTCCGGGCCACGGGGCTGATGATTATATGACCGGGTTAAAGTATAAACTCGAGATCATTATGCCCGTCGATACAAGGGGTAATTTTGACGAGAGCGCCGGCGAATTTAAAGGCATGCATGTCTATGACGCCAATAAACTGATCATCGAAAAGCTTCAGGCCCAGGGCGATTTGTTGTTATCGGAGAATTTTCAGCATTCTTATCCGCATTGCTGGCGCTGCAAGAAACCGATCATCTTCCGGGCGACCAACCAGTGGTTCCTGAAGATCGACCACGACGACCTGCGCAAAAAGGTGCTTAAAGAGATAAAAGACAATATCTCCTTTGTCCCCGAGGCGGGCAGGGAGCGGATTTCGGCGATGGTCGGCCTGCGGCCGGACTGGTGTTTGTCCCGCCAGCGTTATTGGGGCGTGCCTATCCCATCGGTGATCTGTAAAAACTGCGGCGAGGAAATACTGGACCTTAACGTTATTGAAAAATTCCGGCAGTTCACCGCTGATGAGGGCACTGATTGCTGGTTTATCCGTGATATTAAGGATTATCTGACGCAAGGTTTGGCTTGCGCCAAGTGCGGCAGTAAAGAATTCACCAAGGGCGTGGATATACTCGACGTCTGGTTCGATTCCGGGGTCAGCCATCAGGCGGTTTTGCGCAAGAGGCCTTATCTGGGATTTCCCAGCGAATTGTACCTGGAAGGTTCTGACCAGCATCGCGGCTGGTTCCAGTCGTCGCTTATTCCGGCTATATGCATTGAAGGGCAGTCCCCTTTTAAAACCGTGCTGACCCACGGCCACGTGGTTGACGGCGAGGGCAGGAAGATGTCCAAATCTATGGGCAATGTGATACCCCCGCAGGATATCATCAAAAAGTCCGGCGCGGACATCGTCAGGTTATGGACCGCGTCCAGCAATTATAACGAGGATATCCGGATCTCAGAGCAGATACTCCTGCGGCTTTCCGAAGCGTACCGCAAGATCCGCAATACCGCGAAGTTCATTTTGAGCAACCTTTACGATTTTGACCCGGATCAGGGCCGGGCGGACATTGATGCATTCCGGAATATCGATAAATGGATAATCCGCAGGCTGGAGGAAGTCCAGTCGCAGGTCAGCCGCAGTTATGATGAGTTTGATTTCCAAAAGGCCTATAAAGGCATATATGATTTCTGCAACGAGGACCTTTCTATGTATTACCTGGATATGGTCAAGGGCAGGCTTTATACCGCCGGCAAAGACTCGCCGGAAAGAAGGGCGGCGCAGACCGCTCTGTATACAGTAGTGAATTCTTTGACCAGGCTTATGGCGCCGGTACTGGCGTTCACCGCCGAGGATATCTGGATGCATATGCCGAAAGAAAAGACTGATAAGGGGTTGGTCAGCGTGCATCTTGCAGGTTGGCCTGTTATGGCCGGGGATCGCGCGGGGCAAAAACAGGATAAGGCCGACTGCGAACGATTTAATGATATTATGCGGCTTATTCCCACTGTTACCGGGATGTTGGAAGGCAAACGCGTATCCGGAATGATCGGCAGTTCTTTCGACGCTAAAATAAATGTATTGACAAAGAGTGAATCCTGGTATAAATATTTAGACAGCCTGAAGGCGGAATTGCCCGAGATATTCAAGGTTTCGCGTGTTGATATAACACTCGCCGGGGTTATCGACCATTCGGCGGCGGCGGACGCTAATTATCCCGATATCGCTTTTCAGGCGCTTAAGGCCGACGGAACCAAATGCGAACGCTGTTGGAATTATTCACAGTCCGTAGGACGGGATCCCACGCACAACCGGATATGCGATAAATGCCTGGCGGTTGTGTTGAGC